One stretch of Rhinolophus ferrumequinum isolate MPI-CBG mRhiFer1 chromosome 5, mRhiFer1_v1.p, whole genome shotgun sequence DNA includes these proteins:
- the CCDC96 gene encoding coiled-coil domain-containing protein 96 — protein sequence MDSHSEHTGDPEQEDRHVESLAARLSEITASSGSQSPADTAEPEPQPETIEAAEGGVAVAEPAEPAEPTEPAEPREGPEATEAAGKEGPGEREWPTEAEQEEVAEAGPEEPAKPESEGGPEEPEEPEEEEREEEAEERRKEAPSRSSLPLSTTGQEEAATVPEAEREGREEEVKEDESEGKSVGGSPAKSELELERHGLDEGLQEGLEWTEEVQKAQERQLRTELLEQYRSLVVERGCYQRYNIYLQQKISDALRRKKGLDTAEGADRGAEPESTEKEEAYFSHLAVLEELRKHQADDLDWYHQELDQLKLQCEEKLTKVDKAWRDFQALKKQVMLQAMGSCRMRGGRQAALREVEQIQALEDKKQKEMSAVRLENVQLRQGLVHFDTRMSAQEDMAGGLLLIDFEQLKIENQTFNEKVEERNEELLKLRKKVNNNVQIITHVKEKLHFMELENAGRKSQLLDIETQVALKRDILTKTKQARDSLRVDNIKLNLKSGLLGKESLLRDLEEKVGKTEGLRQRLESLKHHHAGLTLSCRGVRQKIREARAFLPR from the coding sequence ATGGACAGCCACTCGGAGCACACTGGGGACCCTGAGCAGGAAGACAGACATGTGGAGAGCCTGGCCGCGCGGCTGTCCGAGATCACGGCCAGCTCTGGCTCCCAGTCCCCGGCGGACACCGCGGAGCCGGAGCCGCAGCCGGAGACCATAGAGGCTGCTGAGGGAGGCGTCGCCGTGGCCGAGCCGGCCGAGCCCGCCGAGCCTACAGAGCCCGCCGAGCCCCGGGAAGGGCCAGAGGCCACCGAAGCCGCGGGCAAGGAGGGGCCCGGAGAGCGGGAATGGCCGACCGAGGCCGAGCAAGAGGAGGTGGCGGAGGCCGGACCTGAGGAGCCAGCCAAGCCGGAGTCCGAAGGCGGGCCCGAGGAACCCGAGGAACccgaggaggaggagagggaggaggaagcggAGGAGAGGCGGAAGGAAGCCCCGTCGCGGAGCTCTCTGCCGCTGTCCACGACCGGCCAGGAAGAGGCTGCGACCGTCCCGGAGGCTGAGCGTGAGGGACGGGAGGAGGAGGTGAAGGAGGACGAGAGCGAGGGGAAGAGTGTGGGAGGAAGCCCGGCCAAGAGCGAGCTGGAGCTGGAGCGCCACGGTCTGGACGAGGGGCTCCAGGAGGGTCTGGAATGGACGGAGGAGGTGCAGAAGGCGCAGGAGCGGCAGCTGCGCACTGAGCTCCTGGAGCAGTACCGCTCCCTGGTGGTGGAGCGCGGCTGCTACCAGCGCTACAACATCTACCTGCAGCAGAAGATCTCGGATGCGCTGCGCAGGAAGAAGGGCCTGGACACAGCCGAGGGGGCCGACAGGGGCGCGGAGCCCGAGTCCACCGAGAAGGAGGAGGCATACTTCAGCCACCTCGCCGTGCTGGAGGAGCTGAGGAAGCATCAGGCGGACGACCTGGACTGGTATCACCAGGAGCTGGACCAGCTGAAGCTGCAGTGCGAGGAGAAGCTGACCAAGGTGGACAAGGCGTGGCGAGACTTCCAGGCGCTCAAGAAGCAGGTGATGCTGCAGGCCATGGGCAGCTGTCGGATGAGGGGCGGTCGCCAGGCCGCTCTGCGAGAAGTAGAGCAGATCCAGGCGCTGGAGGACAAGAAGCAGAAGGAGATGAGTGCCGTGAGGCTGGAGAACGTGCAGCTGAGGCAGGGCCTGGTGCATTTCGATACCAGGATGAGTGCCCAGGAGGACATGGCCGGGGGCCTGCTGCTCATCGACTTTGAACAGCTTAAGATTGAGAACCAGACCTTCAATGAGAAAGTTGAGGAGCGAAATGAGGAGCTTTTGAAACTGCGCAAGAAGGTGAACAACAACGTGCAAATAATTACCCACGTGAAAGAAAAGCTCCACTTTATGGAACTAGAAAATGCAGGCAGAAAGTCACAGCTTTTGGACATTGAGACTCAGGTGGCCCTAAAGAGGGACATCCTGACCAAGACTAAGCAAGCCAGAGACAGCCTGCGGGTTGACAACATCAAGCTGAATCTGAAGAGTGGCCTTCTGGGCAAGGAGTCTCTCCTTCGGGACCTGGAAGAGAAGGTGGGCAAGACGGAAGGGCTCCGGCAGCGCTTAGAGTCCCTGAAGCACCACCACGCTGGCCTTACCCTGTCCTGCCGAGGAGTGAGGCAGAAGATCCGGGAAGCTAGAGCCTTTCTGCCCCGTTGA
- the TADA2B gene encoding transcriptional adapter 2-beta, which translates to MAELGKKYCVYCLAEVSPLRFRCTECQDIELCPECFSAGAEIGHHRRYHGYQLVDGGRFTLWGPEAEGGWTSREEQLLLDAIEQFGFGNWEDMAAHVGASRTPQEVMEHYVSMYIHGNLGKACIPDTIPNRVTDHTCPSGGPLSPSLTTPLPPLDISVAEQQQLGYMPLRDDYEIEYDQDAETLISGLSVNYDDDDVEIELKRAHVDMYVRKLKERQRRKNIARDYNLVPAFLGKDKKEKEKAAKRKITKEEKELRLKLRPLYQFMSCKEFDDLFENMHKEKLLRAKIRELQRYRRNGITKMEESAEYEAARHKREKRKENKSSAGAKRGREDGKDGEFAAIENLPGFELLSDREKVLCSSLNLSPARYVTVKTIIIKDHLQKRQGIPSKSRLPSYLDKVLKKRILNFLTESGWISRDAS; encoded by the exons ATGGCGGAGCTCGGTAAGAAGTACTGCGTGTACTGCCTAGCCGAGGTGAGCCCGCTGCGCTTCCGCTGCACCGAGTGCCAGGATATCGAGCTCTGCCCGGAGTGCTTTTCTGCCGGCGCCGAGATCGGCCACCACCGCCGCTACCACGGCTACCAGCTGGTGGACGGCGGGCGCTTCACGCTGTGGGGGCCCGAGGCCGAGGGCGGCTGGACCAGCCGCgaggagcagctgctgctggATGCCATCGAGCAGTTCGGCTTCGGAAACTGG GAAGACATGGCTGCTCACGTTGGCGCTTCCCGGACTCCCCAGGAAGTGATGGAGCATTACGTAAGCATGTACATCCACGGCAACCTGGGGAAGGCCTGCATCCCCGACACCATCCCCAATCGGGTGACAGACCACACCTGCCCCAGTGGAGGCCCCCTGTCTCCCAGCCTCACTACCCCCTTGCCTCCCCTAGACATCTCGGTGGCCGAGCAGCAGCAGCTGGGCTACATGCCGCTGCGGGACGACTATGAGATCGAGTATGACCAGGACGCCGAGACGCTCATCAGCGGGCTCTCGGTCAACTACGACGACGACGACGTGGAGATCGAGCTCAAGCGCGCGCACGTGGACATGTACGTGCGGAAGCTCAAGGAGCGGCAGCGGCGGAAGAACATCGCGCGCGATTACAACCTGGTGCCGGCCTTTCTGGGGAAGgacaagaaggagaaggagaaggcgGCCAAGCGCAAGATCACcaaggaggagaaggagctgcGGCTGAAGCTGCGGCCGCTCTACCAGTTCATGTCCTGCAAGGAGTTCGACGACCTGTTCGAGAACATGCACAAGGAGAAGCTGCTGCGCGCCAAGATCCGCGAGCTGCAGCGGTACCGGCGGAACGGCATCACCAAGATGGAGGAGTCGGCGGAGTACGAGGCGGCCCGCCACAAGCgcgagaagaggaaggagaacaaGAGCTCGGCGGGCGCCAAGCGGGGGCGCGAGGACGGCAAGGACGGCGAGTTCGCCGCCATCGAGAACCTGCCGGGCTTCGAGCTGCTGTCGGACCGCGAGAAGGTGCTCTGCAGCTCTTTAAACTTGAGCCCCGCTCGCTACGTGACCGTGAAAACCATCATCATCAAAGACCACCTCCAGAAGCGGCAAGGAATCCCCTCCAAAAGTCGCCTTCCTAGTTACCTGGACAAAGTCCTCAAGAAAAGGATTTTAAACTTCCTCACGGAGAGTGGTTGGATATCCAGGGATGCTTCCTGA
- the GRPEL1 gene encoding grpE protein homolog 1, mitochondrial — MPSTCTGLARVAVMAGRCVRLARRSLPALALSLRPSPRLLCTATKQKNSGQNLEEDTGQNEPKTDAPAAEKILMEEKVKLEEQLKETMEKYKRALADTENLRQRTQKLVEEAKLYGIQSFCKDLLEVADVLEKATQCVPKEEITEGNPHLKNLYEGLVMTEVQIQKVFTKHGLLRLDPLGAKFDPYEHEALFHTPVEGKEPGTVALVNKVGYKLHGRTLRPALVGVVKEA, encoded by the exons ATGCCCAGTACGTGCACAGGGCTGGCGCGGGTGGCAGTCATGGCGGGTCGGTGTGTGAGGCTGGCGCGGCGAAGCCTCCCTGCTTTGGCGTTGTCGCTTAG GCCCTCTCCTCGGCTGCTGTGCACGGCTACCAAACAGAAGAACTCTGGCCAGAACTTGGAAGAGGACACAGGTCAGAATGAACCGAAGACAGACGCTCCCGCTGCAGAGAAGATACTCATGGAAGAGAAGGTCAAGTTAGAAGAGCAGCTGAAGGAGACTATG gaaaaatataagCGAGCTTTGGCAGATACTGAGAACTTGCGGCAGAGGACCCAAAAATTGGTGGAAGAGGCAAAATTATATG GCATTCAGAGCTTCTGCAAGGACTTACTAGAGGTGGCAGATGTCTTGGAGAAGGCGACACAGTGTGTTCCGAAAGAAGAGATTACAGAGGGTAACCCTCACCTGAAGAACCTGTATGAGGGGCTCGTGATGACCGAGGTCCAAATCCAGAAGGTGTTCACGAAGCACGGCTTACTCAGGCTGGACCCACTGGGGGCCAAGTTCGACCCCTACGAGCACGAGGCCCTGTTCCACACACCAGTGGAGGGGAAAGAGCCAGGCACGGTGGCACTAGTTAACAAAGTGGGGTACAAGCTGCACGGGCGTACCCTGAGACCTGCCCTGGTGGGGGTGGTGAAGGAAGCTTAG